The Aedes aegypti strain LVP_AGWG chromosome 3, AaegL5.0 Primary Assembly, whole genome shotgun sequence genome contains a region encoding:
- the LOC5577997 gene encoding zinc finger protein 622: MSNTASFTCLNCSVRFQNAEMQREHYKTDWHRYNLKRKIAELPPVSIEEFEKRINQQKSADAASLEDQSLYCKACKKLFKSKNAHDNHLDSRKHKDNLKGFLEQNGGASEEDVSEKSTRPKKEFVVVDGEAMDEDEEDEDDDWEEEWDNPIENNDCLFCPNHSEDLISNIKHMSVKHSFFIPDAEYCVDVEGLLGYLAEKICRDFICIWCNEKGRTFYSLDAVRNHMVEKGHCKMLHEGAALAEYVDFYDYSASYPDHGDEMDIDEELEGPQVLDGDDFQMVLPSGAVIGHRSLLRYYKQKINPNRAVVVKKSTQRLHKVLAEYRALGWTSTQQEAAARNARDMHVMKRQQAKLVQQIGVKANKLQKHFRVQCNF, from the exons ATGTCCAACACAGCTAGTTTTACTTGTCTCAACTGCAGCGTTCGCTTCCAGAATGCGGAAATGCAACGGGAACACTACAAAACCGACTGGCATCGGTACAACCTGAAACGGAAGATAGCGGAGCTTCCCCCTGTGAGCATTGAGGAGTTCGAAAAGAGGATAAACCAGCAGAAGAGTGCTGATGCGGCCTCTCTGGAAGACCAGTCCTTGTACTGCAAGGCGTGCAAGAAGCTATTCAAGTCGAAGAACGCCCACGATAACCATCTGGACAGCAGGAAGCACAAGGACAATCTGAAGGGTTTCCTGGAACAGAATGGTGGGGCGTCGGAGGAGGACGTTTCCGAAAAGTCTACCCGGCCGAAGAAGGAATTCGTCGTTGTTGATGGGGAAGCCATGGATGAAGATGAGGAGGATGAGGATGACGACTGGGAGGAGGAATGGGACAATCCGATCGAGAACAACGATTGTCTGTTCTGCCCCAATCACAGCGAAGATCTAATCAGCAACATAAAACACATGAGCGTGAAGCACTCGTTCTTCATCCCGGATGCGGAGTACTGCGTGGACGTGGAGGGATTGTTGGGCTACCTGGCGGAGAAGATCTGCCGGGACTTCATCTGCATCTGGTGCAACGAGAAGGGCCGGACGTTCTACTCGCTGGATGCCGTCAGGAACCATATGGTCGAGAAGGGACACTGCAAGATGCTGCACGAGGGAGCGGCCCTGGCGGAGTATGTGGACTTTTACGATTACAGCGCAAGTTATCCGGATCAT GGTGACGAGATGGACATCGACGAAGAGCTGGAAGGCCCCCAGGTGCTGGATGGTGATGATTTCCAAATGGTGCTTCCGTCCGGGGCCGTTATTGGCCATCGTTCGCTGCTGCGCTACTACAAGCAAAAGATCAATCCAAATCGCGCGGTAGTGGTCAAGAAGTCCACGCAACGACTGCACAAGGTCCTTGCGGAATACCGGGCGCTCGGATGGACGTCTACACAGCAGGAAGCGGCTGCCCGGAATGCTCGCGATATGCACGTCATGAAACGACAGCAGGCTAAACTGGTTCAGCAGATAGGGGTCAAGGCCAACAAACTGCAGAAGCACTTCCGAGTGCAGTGCAACTTCTAA
- the LOC5577996 gene encoding 60S ribosomal protein L32 yields the protein MVPRPAYKPKIVKKRTKKFIRHQSDRYDKLAPNWRKPKGIDNRVRRRFKGQYLMPNIGYGSNKRTRHMLPNGFKKFLVHNVRELEVLMMQNRVYCAEIAHAVSSKKRKQIVERAKQLAIAVTNPNGRLCSLENE from the exons ATGGTCCCGCGTCCAGCTTATAAGCCCAAGATCGTCAAGAAGCGGACGAAGAAGTTCATCCGCCATCAGTCCGATCGCTATGACAAGCTTGCC CCCAACTGGCGTAAGCCGAAAGGTATTGACAACCGAGTGCGCCGTCGCTTCAAGGGTCAGTACCtgatgccaaacatcggttACGGATCGAACAAGCGCACCCGCCATATGCTCCCCAACGGCTTCAAGAAGTTCCTGGTCCACAACGTGCGCGAGCTGGAGGTGCTGATGATGCAGAACCGCGTCTACTGTGCCGAAATCGCCCACGCCGTGTCGTCCAAGAAGCGCAAGCAGATCGTCGAGCGCGCGAAGCAGCTGGCCATCGCTGTGACCAACCCGAACGGCCGCCTGTGCTCGCTGGAGAACGAGTAA